One window of the Devosia sp. 2618 genome contains the following:
- a CDS encoding adenosine kinase has protein sequence MTQTRFDVLTIGNAIVDIIAPVEKGFLEAEGMKEGIMHLIDTDRAEDLYSKMPLGRQQISGGSAANTAAGVAALGGRAAFIGKVADDPLGDVFESDLDATGVHYNTSRLKGGALTGRCMIFVSDDGERTMNTYLGACHELTERDIDPDEIGSAAITYMEGFLWDPVEAKKAFVLAAHYAHKNERAAALTLSDPFCVDRFRAEFLDLIRSKTIDYVFANVHELKSLYQTDDLGEAVREIAKDTELAAITMGADGAMAIYNGEVTSVPAFPIDKVIDATGAGDLFASGFLLGMARGQTLESALKTGCLAANEVISHIGARPQLDLTKLVQQHGLVGN, from the coding sequence ATGACCCAGACCCGTTTTGACGTTCTCACCATCGGCAACGCCATTGTCGACATCATCGCGCCGGTCGAAAAAGGCTTCCTCGAAGCCGAGGGCATGAAAGAGGGCATCATGCACCTGATCGATACCGATCGGGCCGAAGACCTCTATTCCAAGATGCCGCTGGGTCGGCAGCAGATTTCGGGCGGCAGCGCTGCCAATACCGCCGCGGGCGTCGCCGCTCTGGGTGGCCGCGCCGCCTTCATCGGCAAGGTGGCCGACGATCCGCTGGGCGATGTGTTTGAAAGCGATCTCGACGCCACCGGCGTGCATTACAATACCAGCCGCCTCAAGGGCGGCGCGCTGACCGGCCGCTGCATGATCTTCGTTTCCGACGATGGCGAGCGGACCATGAACACCTATCTCGGCGCCTGCCACGAGCTGACCGAGCGCGATATCGATCCCGACGAAATCGGCAGCGCCGCCATCACCTATATGGAAGGCTTTTTGTGGGACCCGGTCGAAGCCAAGAAGGCTTTCGTGCTGGCCGCCCACTATGCCCACAAGAACGAGCGCGCCGCCGCCCTCACCCTCAGCGATCCGTTCTGCGTCGATCGCTTCCGCGCCGAATTCCTCGACCTCATCCGCTCCAAGACCATCGACTATGTTTTTGCCAATGTTCATGAGCTGAAGTCGCTGTATCAGACCGACGATCTGGGCGAAGCCGTCCGTGAAATCGCCAAGGACACTGAACTGGCCGCCATCACCATGGGCGCCGACGGCGCCATGGCGATCTATAATGGCGAAGTGACCTCGGTTCCGGCCTTCCCCATCGACAAGGTGATCGACGCCACCGGCGCCGGCGATCTGTTCGCCTCGGGCTTCCTGCTCGGCATGGCCCGCGGCCAGACGCTGGAATCAGCGCTCAAGACCGGGTGCCTCGCCGCCAATGAAGTCATCTCCCACATCGGCGCCCGCCCCCAGCTCGACCTGACCAAACTGGTCCAGCAGCATGGGCTGGTTGGCAACTAG
- a CDS encoding WHG domain-containing protein codes for MSTSIPNAPYHHGDLRRALLEAALLILERDGEEGLGLRDLARAVGVSPAAPYRHFDSRAALLEALAVTGFQRFTKAMEEVATSGAQDMLAMMGKTYVLFALDNPGLFRLMFSPQLRRDNRPGLRMAADAAFGTLRHVSGGDVKTGRVTALAAWARVHGLAVLLLDGQIALQAGEDIQALITEIIDKR; via the coding sequence ATGTCAACATCCATTCCAAACGCCCCCTATCACCATGGCGATCTGCGCCGTGCCCTGCTCGAAGCCGCCTTGCTGATCCTGGAGCGCGATGGTGAAGAGGGCCTCGGCCTGCGCGACCTGGCTCGTGCCGTCGGCGTCTCGCCCGCTGCGCCATACCGTCATTTCGATAGCCGCGCCGCCTTGCTCGAAGCGCTCGCCGTCACCGGTTTTCAGCGCTTCACCAAGGCTATGGAAGAGGTCGCCACCAGCGGCGCGCAGGACATGCTGGCCATGATGGGCAAAACCTATGTGCTGTTCGCGCTCGATAATCCCGGCCTGTTCCGGCTGATGTTTTCGCCGCAACTGCGTCGCGACAATCGTCCCGGCCTGCGCATGGCTGCCGATGCGGCCTTTGGCACACTGCGCCATGTCAGCGGTGGCGACGTCAAAACCGGTCGCGTTACGGCGCTGGCGGCCTGGGCGCGGGTGCATGGCCTGGCGGTTTTGCTGCTCGATGGGCAGATTGCGCTACAGGCCGGCGAGGACATTCAGGCCCTGATCACCGAGATCATCGACAAGCGTTAG
- a CDS encoding DUF2214 family protein: protein MDIDLLLAIGHHLTVFTLVGLFAAEFALLRPGISLGLVRQLGRIDTAYGIAAGAVIVVGVLRVIYGSAGWQYYVGNHAFWGKMVAILIVGLLSIPPTIAFRRWIKAGQGDAGYVVPVGEIKANRRYVHLQAGVLLFVPIFAAMMARGYGS from the coding sequence ATGGATATCGACCTGCTTTTGGCCATTGGGCACCATCTTACAGTGTTTACATTGGTGGGCCTGTTCGCCGCCGAATTCGCGCTGCTGCGGCCCGGGATCAGTCTCGGACTTGTTCGGCAGCTTGGCAGGATCGACACGGCCTATGGGATTGCCGCCGGAGCAGTGATCGTCGTTGGTGTGCTGCGCGTGATCTATGGATCGGCCGGCTGGCAATACTACGTCGGCAACCATGCCTTCTGGGGCAAGATGGTGGCCATTCTGATCGTGGGCCTGTTGAGCATTCCACCCACTATCGCGTTCCGGCGCTGGATCAAGGCGGGGCAGGGCGACGCGGGCTATGTCGTGCCGGTCGGCGAGATCAAGGCCAATCGCCGCTATGTGCATTTGCAGGCGGGGGTGTTGCTGTTCGTGCCGATCTTTGCGGCGATGATGGCGCGGGGGTATGGCAGCTAG
- the nth gene encoding endonuclease III: MATVKKVKALTRPAIDAIFDRFHEIEPEPKGELDYVNAFTLLVAVVLSAQATDVGVNKATKELFRLASTPQAMVALGVERITELVKTIGLYRGKAKNVFTLSQMLIDLHGGEVPDNREALEALPGVGRKTANVVLNIWFKQPAIAVDTHLFRVGNRTGMAIGKTPLEVELKLTKVVPQKYMLHAHHWLILHGRYVCKARKPECWRCEIAQWCNFEPKSPPPNKPLAKHV; encoded by the coding sequence ATGGCCACTGTGAAAAAAGTGAAGGCCCTGACCAGGCCCGCCATCGACGCCATTTTCGACCGCTTCCACGAAATCGAACCCGAGCCCAAGGGCGAACTCGACTACGTCAACGCCTTTACCCTGCTGGTGGCGGTGGTGCTGTCGGCCCAGGCCACCGACGTCGGCGTCAACAAGGCGACCAAGGAACTGTTCCGCCTCGCCTCAACGCCCCAGGCCATGGTGGCGCTGGGCGTCGAGCGCATCACTGAATTGGTCAAGACCATCGGGCTCTATCGCGGCAAGGCCAAGAACGTCTTTACGCTCAGCCAGATGCTGATCGACCTGCATGGCGGCGAAGTTCCCGATAATCGCGAGGCGCTTGAGGCCCTGCCCGGCGTCGGCCGCAAGACCGCCAATGTGGTGCTCAATATCTGGTTCAAGCAGCCAGCCATCGCAGTGGACACCCATCTGTTTCGCGTCGGCAACCGCACCGGCATGGCCATCGGCAAGACCCCGCTCGAGGTCGAGCTCAAGCTGACCAAGGTCGTGCCCCAGAAATATATGCTGCACGCGCATCACTGGCTGATCCTGCACGGTCGCTATGTCTGCAAGGCCCGCAAGCCCGAATGCTGGCGCTGCGAGATCGCCCAATGGTGCAATTTCGAGCCCAAAAGCCCGCCGCCGAACAAGCCGCTGGCCAAGCATGTTTAA
- a CDS encoding DUF2244 domain-containing protein yields MPMQATTTIPLFSAALKPDRSPRLAGGWITLTLAAIVAMPFAIVVPDTLLPIAVAFIVGTASLTMLSVRQSRLQRLTQHVTLWADQLEIASIDAKGARTLRRFDPKAVRLVLRRNENEQATAMHLRAGKEDMEIGGFLKPEDRSSFAKAFGTALRKARQAA; encoded by the coding sequence ATGCCGATGCAAGCCACAACCACGATCCCATTGTTTTCCGCAGCGCTGAAGCCTGACCGATCGCCGCGCCTTGCTGGCGGCTGGATCACGCTGACGCTGGCAGCGATCGTCGCCATGCCGTTTGCCATCGTCGTGCCCGACACACTGCTGCCGATTGCGGTGGCCTTCATTGTCGGGACGGCGAGCCTGACCATGCTGTCGGTGCGGCAGTCGCGGCTGCAGCGGCTCACCCAGCATGTAACGCTGTGGGCGGATCAGCTCGAAATCGCTTCGATCGATGCCAAGGGCGCGCGGACGCTGCGGCGGTTCGATCCAAAGGCGGTACGGCTGGTGCTGCGGCGCAACGAGAACGAGCAGGCCACCGCCATGCATTTGCGCGCCGGCAAGGAAGACATGGAAATCGGCGGCTTCCTCAAGCCCGAGGATCGCTCGAGCTTTGCCAAGGCCTTCGGCACCGCCCTGCGCAAGGCGCGGCAGGCCGCCTGA